The Salvelinus sp. IW2-2015 linkage group LG15, ASM291031v2, whole genome shotgun sequence genome includes a region encoding these proteins:
- the LOC111974978 gene encoding glial cell line-derived neurotrophic factor-like, whose protein sequence is MKLWDTLTTCFVLLSSVHTSPLRNRQSTKRTRASESLHDFPPMHLSIFSTKSPETADREELSVETQYNMDELQPXQFEDVVDFIKVTISRLKSSLHLDTGSRIRMKRERRKGGKGATRGKDQRERSGSGRGKGGRGQGCLLKQIHLNVTDLGLGYQTSEEMIFRYCSGPCRISETNYDKIVNNLTQNKRLLPETPPHACCRPVAFDDDLSFLDDHLMYHTMKKHSARRCGCV, encoded by the exons ATGAAGTTATGGGACACCCTTACCACCTGTTTCGTGCTGCTGAGCAGCGTACATACGAGCCCTCTCCGGAACCGACAGTCCACAAAAAGAACACGCGCTTCAGAGAGTCTCCATGACTTCCCGCCAATGCATCTCAGTATATTTTCAACCAAAAGTCCAGAAACAGCCGACAGGGAAGAGCTATCTGTAGAAACACAAT ATAACATGGATGAGCTTCAGCCAGASCAGTTTGAGGATGTGGTGGATTTCATCAAAGTCACCATCAGTAGACTGAAGAGCTCGTTACACCTGGACACGGGCTCAAGGATACGAATGAaacgagagagaaggaaaggagggaagggagCAACCAGAGGAAAGGACCAGAGGGAGAGGTCTGGGAGCGGACGAGGGAAAGGGGGCAGAGGACAAGGCTGTCTGCTCAAACAGATCCACCTRAATGTGACGGACCTGGGTTTAGGTTATCAAACCAGCGAGGAAATGATCTTCCGGTACTGCAGCGGGCCTTGCAGGATCTCGGAAACCAACTACGATAAAATCGTCAACAACCTCACCCAAAACAAGAGGCTCCTGCCCGAAACACCGCCTCACGCTTGCTGTCGACCAGTCGCCTTTGACGATGACCTGTCCTTCCTGGATGACCACTTGATGTACCATACAATGAAGAAGCATTCTGCCCGGAGGTGTGGCTGTGTYTGA